Proteins encoded together in one Penicillium digitatum chromosome 1, complete sequence window:
- a CDS encoding Major facilitator superfamily domain, general substrate transporter gives MVAPLAGETAISAKRAELSGKNGFKGLLSNKKTTCIGLFASLGGLVYGYNQGMFAQVLTMPAFQAATQDYAKETGIKQGMLTSILELGAWVGTLLNGYLADALGRRLTVLIAVVVFCVGVIVQACTENKDFVFGGRFVTGLGVGSLSMVVPLYNAELAPPEIRGSLVAVQQLAITFGIMVSFWIGYGTNYIGGTGATQSDAAWLVPVCIQILPAVVLAVGMMLFMPQSPRHLMNTGREEECLQTLARLRSAPPDDMLVRIEFLEIKSLYLFERETAAEKYPDWQDDSFSSRFKVGLHDYMSLITDKSLFKRTATACLIMVFQQWNGINAINYYAPFIFKDMHLGGNTISLLATGVVGIFEFVFTIPAVLWVDKVGRKNILIAGAIGMASCHFIVAGIIGAYQGSFEEHKAAGWVAIVFVWIFIINFAYSWGPVAWIVTSEVFPLSMRAKGVSLGGSSNWLNNFAVGTSTSPFLQKSNFGAFIFFGCITTIAIFYVIFFVPETKGRTLEEMDELFGSVGLAAADKGRKRRIEHEIGLLALVGVEVADEKHTEARMDESKVEVLKHEDVIPGPKN, from the exons ATGGTGGCTCCTCTTGCGGGAGAGACGGCCATCTCGGCCAAACGTGCTGAGCTTTCAGGCAAAAATGGATTCAAGGGCCTGCTCAGTAACAAGAAGACAACGTGTATCGGACTTTTTGCATCCCTGGGAGGTCTGGTCTATGGAT ACAACCAGGGAATGTTCGCTCAAGTGTTGACAATGCCGGCGTTCCAGGCAGCG ACGCAAGATTACGCGAAAGAAACGGGCATCAAGCAGGGAATGCTCACGTCCATCCTCGAACTTGGTGCCTGGGTGGGGACATTGTTAAACGGATATCTCGCAGATGCACTCGGTCGTCGTCTCACTGTTTTGATCGCAGTGGTGGTGTTCTGCGTTGGTGTCATTGTTCAAGCCTGTACGGAAAACAAAGACTTTGTCTTCGGAGGTCGATTTGTGACGGGTCTGGGTGTTGGTAGTCTGAGCATGGTTGTGCCGCTGTACAATGCAGAATTG GCACCACCGGAGATTCGTGGCTCGCTTGTCGCTGTGCAGCAACTTGCCATCACTTTTGGGATCATGGTCAGCTTCTGG ATTGGCTATGGAACAAATTACATTGGCGGAACTGGGGCAACACAGTCGGATGCTGCATGGCTGGTTCCAGTCTGTATTCAAATCCTTCCCGCTGTGGTCTTGGCTGTGGGTATGATGCTGTTCATGCCCCAGTCCCCCCGTCATCTGATGAACACCGGCCGCGAGGAAGAATGCCTACAAACTCTAGCCCGCTTGCGTAGTGCACCTCCGGATGATATGCTTGTTCGCATCGAGTTCCTTGAAATCAAGAGTTTGTACCTCTTTGAACGAGAGACAGCAGCCGAAAAGTACCCCGACTGGCAGGATGACTCGTTTTCTAGCCGCTTTAAGGTTGGACTACATGACTATATGTCATTGATCACCGACAAATCTCTCTTTAAGCGCACGGCAACGGCG TGCCTGATCATGGTGTTCCAACAATGGAATG GCATCAATGCAATTAACTACTATGC ACCATTCATCTTCAAGGATATGCACCTAGGCGGCAACACAATCTCACTACTTGCCACCGGTGTTGTTGGGATTTTCGAGTTCGTCTTCACCATTCCCGCCGTCCTGTGGGTTGACAAGGTGGGACGAAAGAACATATTGATTGCTGGCGCAATTGGAATGGCATCTTGTCATTTCATTGTCGCGGGCATCATTGGCGCTTACCAGGGTAGCTTTGAAGAGCACAAAGCAGCCGGCTGGGTTGCTATAGTCTTTGTTTggatcttcatcatcaactTCGCCTACTCGTGGG GACCTGTTGCGTGGATTGTGACCTCGGAGGTATTCCCTCTCAGCATGCGTGCCAAGGGTGTCAGTCTTGGTGGTAGCAGTAACTGG TTGAACAACTTCGCAGTCGGTACTTCTACATCTCCCTTCCTCCAGAAAAGCAACTTTGGTGCATTCATCTTCTTTGGATGTATCACGACTATTGCTATTTTCTATGTCATTTTCTTCGTACCCGAAACCAAAGGTCGCACTCTTGAGGAGATGGACGAACTGTTCGGATCGGTCGGGCTGGCAGCTGCCGACAAGGGACGTAAGCGGAGAATCGAACATGAAATcggccttcttgcccttgtcggTGTAGAGGTTGCTGATGAGAAGCACACTGAGGCTCGTATGGATGAAAGCAAGGTCGAAGTGTTGAAGCACGAGGATGTCATCCCTGGCCCAAAGAATTAG
- a CDS encoding Serine/threonine-protein kinase SRPK → MTWLISWARTAIKRGRSPVLRFPTSGYEVIRSSQILEEERFEEFKKGHYYPVNIGDVLVSRYQVLGKLGFGTTSTVWLARDLEGRQYVTLKVFTRGGTGQGEVQTYKALSQGNKSHPGYTHVRTALDAFTISHQGGGHQGSKHYCLVQKPMWGSFRDLLYLDPAHRLSEDLLKSGLKQIFLALDYLHTECQLVHTDIKSDNILQELEETSILEKFTDSEIEHPSARKSVNNMPVYASRRFELPPNLNRAVLSDFGSAVRGDEKRNHDAQPTIYRSPEVMLKTEWS, encoded by the exons ATGACTTGGCTTATCAGTTGGGCTAGGACGGCTATAAAAAGAGGCCGGTCGCCTGTGCTTCGGTTTCCAACAAGTGGGTACGAAGTGATCAGGTCGTCTCAAATCCTCGAGGAAGAGCGCTTTGAAGAGTTCAAGAAAGGGCACTATTATCCAGTCAACATTGGTGACGTGTTAGTATCCAGATACCAGGTACTCGGAAAGCTGGGCTTCGGAACCACTTCCACAGTGTGGCTCGCCCGTGACCTCGA GGGTCGTCAATATGTCACACTGAAGGTGTTTACAAGGGGTGGAACTGGCCAAGGGGAGGTTCAGACCTATAAAGCCCTAAGTCAAGGAAACAAATCACATCCAGGCTATACGCATGTGAGGACCGCATTAGATGCATTCACGATATCGCATCAAGGGGGCGGACATCAGGGAAGTAAGCATTACTGTCTTGTCCAAAAACCTATGTGGGGGAGCTTTCGAGATTTGTTGTATCTTGATCCGGCACATCGGCTTAGCGAGGATCTTCTGAAGAGCGGACTTAAGCAGATCTTCCTTGCGCTTGATTATCTTCACACCGAATGCCAGCTCGTCCATACTG ACATCAAGAGCGACAACATCCTTCAAGAACTGGAAGAGACGTCGATACTTGAAAAGTTTACTGACTCTGAGATCGAGCATCCCTCGGCGcggaaatcagtcaataaCATGCCAGTTTATGCTTCTCGTCGATTTGAGTTACCTCCGAACCTGAACAGGGCAGTTCTGAGCGACTTCGGTTCAGCTGTGCGGGGCGATGAAAAGAGAAACCATGATGCTCAGCCCACTATCTACAGATCACCAGAAGTCATGTTAAAAACTGAGTGGAGCTAA
- a CDS encoding CMGC protein kinase gives MVWDLFQGKHMFFGIDPNGKGYSTRVHLAEVIGILGPAPPDFLKRGERSHEFFTEDGHWRNQIEVPREISLELSEERLSGRNKEMFLNFMRGMLQWRPEDRKTAKQLLKDPWLDS, from the exons ATG GTATGGGATTTGTTTCAAGGAAAACACATGTTCTTTGGAATTGATCCCAATGGCAAGGGTTATTCAACTCGTGTGCACCTTGCTGAAGTAATTGGAATACTGGGTCCTGCTCCTCCGGATTTTCTCAAACGTGGAGAGCGAAGCCACGAATTCTTTACTGAAGACG GACATTGGAGGAATCAAATTGAGGTTCCGAGGGAAATTTCATTGGAACTCTCCGAGGAGCGTCTTAGTGGAAGAAACAAAGAGATGTTCCTAAACTTCATGAGGGGAATGCTTCAATGGCGACCAGAAGACAGAAAGACCGCCAAGCAACTGCTTAAGGATCCATGGCTGGATAGCTGA
- a CDS encoding Acyl-CoA N-acyltransferase encodes MARLVKSPCLGDQKVLEPVTSLGQLTDIATKDFEITSALKLIAVSVTQQRFLVAKHLVIHPVTLTLVALGFANSVNAIYHDPCGWPYISVISTTVVLAILGIVIHLMWKYNTEAEKVGALNWLYGHDPDASAVTNQEDPAFNSDDGVTNVPTGENYDAFIRAWTVQQSFRGYGVGAALLNEAVKNRCEHKWKRLRFANFFANSLRVPPCFLHFEMDQEIAM; translated from the exons ATGGCGCGTTTGGTCAAATCACCTTGTCTAGGGGA CCAGAAGGTGCTCGAACCCGTCACGTCTCTAGGACAATTGACCGATATAGCAACCAAGGACTTTGAAATCACCTCCGCATTGAAGCTCATCGCCGTCTCAGTGACTCAGCAACGCTTCCTTGTCGCTAAACACCTCGTCATCCACCCGGTCACCCTAACTCTGGTAGCTTTAGGTTTCGCTAACAGCGTCAATGCTATTTACCATGACCCATGTGGCTGGCCTTACATTTCGGTAATCAGTACCACCGTGGTGTTAGCAATTTTGGGTATTGTCATACACTTGATGTGGAAATACAACACTGAGGCCGAGAAAGTTGGAGCACTGAACTGGTTATACGGGCACGATCCTGATGCCAGTGCTGTCACTAATCAGGAAGATCCCGCTTTCAACTCGGATGATGGAGTGAC GAACGTTCCAACTGGCGAAAATTACGATGCTTTCATACGTGCCTGGACTGTCCAACAAAGCTTCCGTGGCTACGGGGTTGGTGCTGCGCTCCTCAACGAAGCTGTTAAGAACCGCTGTGAACATAAGTGGAAACGACTCCGGTTCGCGAATTTCTTTGCCAACTCCCTTCGTGTGCCCCCCTGCTTCTTACATTTTGAAATGGATCAAGAAATCGCCATGTAA
- a CDS encoding MNNG and nitrosoguanidine resistance protein, with protein sequence MRDKTAVVNGDTRPPGAVSFFDPSLKEVRQRVFYQWARTLLILCVFAFGVLSLFWGVQYGTEAKYPALKIWIVDFDGTVDPYRSNDTIVGPAVTDVTNKILQSDGLHLGYTIKSPADFNYDPSAVRQAIYRERAYAAVIIKPNATKLLQDAVTDGNTNYDPTGAIETVIISARDETTYFNYILPDLATLQGKVLSDFGPQWVRSLTSSTSNLSSVPPQVINPGIGFTTVDLRPFAPVVAAPAVTIGLIYLIIIAFFNFPFMMPIHAQFMKPNGHPPLKLPHWLIWRILSSIVAYFFLSLCYSLVSLAFKIPFSNDPASEVLPATNANAYGRGSFVVFWMLNWVGMAALGFPCENMAMVLGFPWSALFLIFWVITNVATGFYAIDLAPKFYRWGYAWPLHRIVDALRTIIFDVHSRIGLDFAILFIWIAISLAFYPFAAFIMRWKMKRGI encoded by the exons ATGAGAGATAAAACCGCGGTAGTAAACGGTGACACTCGCCCACCCGGGGCTGTATCATTCTTTGATCCATCTCTCAAGGAGGTTCGACAGCGGGTATTCTACCAATGGGCTCGCACTT TGTTAATTTTGTGCGTTTTTGCGTTCGGTGTGCTATCTCTCTTCTGGGGAGTCCAATACGGCACGGAAGCCAAGTACCCAGCGTTGAAGATCTGGATTGTCGATTTCGACGGCACAGTTGATCCATATCGCTCCAATGACACCATCGTTGGCCCGGCAGTTACGGATGTTACCAACAAAATTTTGCAGTCCGACGGCCTTCACCTCGGTTATACTATCAAATCTCCCGCTGACTTCAACTATGACCCTTCCGCTGTGCGCCAGGCCATTTACCGTGAACGTGCCTATGCAGCAGTAATAATCAAGCCCAATGCGACAAAGCTACTTCAGGATGCAGTCACGGATGGCAATACAAACTACGATCCAACCGGTGCCATTGAGACAGTGATCATATCTGCGCGGGATGAAACCACCTACTTCAACTATATCCTGCCCGATCTGGCCACCTTACAGGGCAAGGTGCTATCGGATTTCGGTCCACAATGGGTCCGCTCTCTCACCTCATCCACCAGCAACCTGTCGTCCGTGCCTCCGCAGGTGATCAACCCGGGCATTGGGTTCACGACCGTCGACCTACGTCCTTTTGCCCCAGTTGTTGCCGCGCCTGCCGTGACCATCGGGTTAATCTATTTGATTATCATTGCCTTCTTCAACTTTCCATTTATGATGCCTATTCATGCCCAGTTCATGAAACCGAATGGCCATCCGCCGCTCAAGTTGCCACACTGGCTCATTTGGCGCATTCTCTCGAGTATTGTGGCTTACTTCTTTCTTTCACTGTGCTACTCACTCGTGTCTCTGGCTTTCAAGATACCGTTCAGCAATGACCCTGCGTCGGAGGTCCTGCCCGcaaccaatgccaatgcctaTGGTCGTGGCTCATTTGTCGTATTTTGGATGCTGAACTGGGTTGGCATGGCTGCTTTGGGATTCCCCTGTGAGAACATGGCTATGGTTCTTGGCTTCCCATGGAGTGCGTTATTTCTTATCTTTTGGGTTATCACGAATGTTGCAACGGGGTTCTATGCCATTGATTTAGCTCCGAAGTTCTACAGATGGGGGTATGCATGGCCATTACATCGAA TTGTCGATGCTCTGCGAACCATAATTTTCGATGTCCATTCGCGCATTGGGTTGGACTTTGCTATATTGTTCATTTGGATTGCAATATCCTTAGCCTTTTACCCTTTCGCGGCCTTCATCATGCGGTGGAAGATGAAGCGGGGGATTTAA
- a CDS encoding MNNG and nitrosoguanidine resistance protein — MISTLRLCLLAATLFFNFASAFPLISHGVQWSFTLFPSSSCNGTIGDPHFGSGSTGCRANLHSVASAYTLNSVAEGCHIELFDNTMCDQNELSDIASHVNATQICRVAGTRRRYGSYQVTCA; from the coding sequence ATGATCTCTACTCTTCGCCTCTGCCTCCTGGCCGCGACTCTATTTTTCAACTTCGCCTCCGCATTCCCCCTCATCAGTCACGGGGTTCAATGGTCCTTCACCCTTTTCCCGTCGTCCTCATGTAACGGAACTATTGGTGACCCTCACTTTGGATCTGGCAGCACAGGCTGTCGCGCCAATCTCCACAGCGTTGCCTCTGCCTACACGCTGAACTCTGTGGCCGAAGGCTGCCACATCGAGTTGTTCGATAACACCATGTGCGACCAGAACGAACTCTCCGACATCGCCAGCCATGTCAATGCCACTCAAATCTGCCGCGTAGCTGGAACCAGACGCCGCTACGGCTCATACCAGGTCACTTGCGCCTGA
- a CDS encoding Ribosome associated DnaJ chaperone Zuotin, putative — translation MAAAQVVDISLPTLPQGWAGEKDFKIVGALSSATKRNVEPVGPHFLAHARRSRHNRTFSEDERLQAQNNVKKTETEEDDDISEDEDPMMLAREAKDWKGQDHYAVLGLKKYRWRATPEQIKRAHRKKVLRHHPDKKAAQGNSDENDSFFKCIQKATDLLLDPTRRRQFDSVDENADVEAPTKKLAGSKFYKAWSPVFVAEGRFSNKQPVPTLGDENSTQEHVETFYNFWYNFDSWRTFEYLDEDVPDDGESRDQKRHVEKKNANARRKRKTEDTVRLRELVDECLASDERIKKFRQQARAGKDAKRLAKEEEIRRLKEEKENAKAAEEQRKKDAEEAAKADREKSKKAKEAAKNASKKNKRILKGSVKDVNYFAAGEPTAAEIDGVLTDVDLIMAKIDVDELAALAQKLTIAGTDGAAVKTAWSGEAKRLVDAGKLKAGETKVFA, via the exons ATGGCTGCTGCTCAAGTTGTTGACATTTCCCTCCCTACCTTGCCTCAGGGCTGGGCTGGCGAGAAGGATTTCAAGATTGTCGGCGCTCTGTCCAGTGCCACCAAGCGCAACGTGGAGCCCGTTGGCCCGCACTTCCTGGCTCACGCTCGCCGA TCTCGTCACAACCGTACTTTCTCCGAGGATGAGCGCCTCCAGGCCCAGAACAACGTCAAGAAGACTGAGActgaggaggatgatgacatcTCTGAAGATGAGGATCCTATGATGCTTGCCCGTGAGGCCAAGGACTGGAAG GGTCAGGATCACTACGCCGTCTTGGGGTTGAAAAAGTACCGCTGGCGCGCAACCCCCGAGCAGATCAAGCGGGCTCACCGCAAGAAGGTCCTGCGTCACCACCCTGACAAGAAGGCCGCCCAGGGTAACAGCGATGAGAACGACAGTTTCTTCAAGTGTATCCAGAAGGCCAccgatcttcttctcgatCCCACTCGTCGTCGCCAGTTCGATTCCGTCGATGAGAACGCCGACGTTGAGGCCCCCACCAAGAAGCTCGCTGGTAGCAAGTTTTACAAGGCCTGGAGCCCTGTCTTTGTTGCCGAAGGTCGCTTCTCCAACAAGCAGCCCGTGCCCACACTCGGAGATGAGAACAGCACCCAGGAGCACGTCGAGACTTTCTACAACTTCTGGTACAACTTTGACAGCTGGAGGACTTTCGAGTACCTCGATGAGGATGTGCCTGATGACGGAGAGAGCCGTGACCAGAAGCGTCATgtcgagaagaagaatgcCAACGCCCGCCGCAAGCGCAAGACTGAGGATACCGTCCGCCTGCGTGAGCTCGTTGACGAATGTCTCGCTTCCGATGAGCGTATTAAGAAGTTCCGCCAACAGGCTCGTGCTGGCAAGGACGCTAAGCGCCTCgccaaggaggaggagattcGCCGTctcaaggaagagaaggagaatGCCAAGGCCGCCGAGGAGCAGCGCAAGAAGGACGCCGAGGAGGCTGCCAAGGCTGACCGcgagaagagcaagaaggccaaggaggcCGCTAAGAACGCTTCTAAGAAGAACAAGCGTATCCTCAAGGGTTCCGTCAAGGATGTCAACTACTTCGCCGCCGGTGAGCCAACTGCCGCTGAGATCGACGGTGTCCTCACCGATGTCGACCTCATCATGGCCAAGATCGATGTTGATGAGCTCGCCGCCCTGGCTCAGAAGCTCACCATCGCAGGCACCGATGGCGCTGCCGTCAAGACGGCTTGGTCTGGTGAGGCCAAGCGCCTTGTTGATGCTGGTAAGCTGAAGGCCGGCGAGACCAAGGTCTTCGCTTAA
- a CDS encoding Mitochondrial zinc maintenance protein 1, mitochondrial — protein sequence MVTSTAAAAKSAYRQILRSSQVAFRNDLPVLTAARQKARHDFEKNRRPAVDTGMQINNAIEIANILRHNIIQGSREQGDEAAKWELNIHDQIERGDNDSIKVGDQDVKIHKACSS from the exons ATGGTTACCTCCACTGCCGCTGCCGCTAAGAGTGCCTATCGACAAATTCTTCGGTCCTCCCAGGTTGCCTTCCGCA ATGATCTCCCAGTCCTAACCGCTGCGCGCCAAAAAGCGCGCCACGACTTTGAGAAGAACCGTCGCCCGGCCGTCGACACTGGAATGCAAATTAACAATGCGATCGAGATTGCGAACATCCTGCGCCACAACATCATTCAAGGCTCGAGGGAGCAAGGAGATGAAGCTGCTAAGTGGG AACTCAATATCCACGACCAGATCGAACGTGGTGATAACGACTCTATCAAAGTCGGCGATCAGGATGTTAAGATTCACAAGGCTTGCTCTTCATGA
- a CDS encoding Pre-mRNA-splicing factor slt11, giving the protein MPPQIKHDLNRSGWESTDFPSVCENCLPENPYVQMIKEDHGAECKICTRPFTIFRWKADRTSRQKRSIICLTCARLKNCCQCCMLDLSFGLPLAVRDAALKMVAPGPESSINREYYAQNNEKEIEEGRGAIEEYEKTDDKARELLRRLANSEPYYRKPRRIEASIGEENGEESAATDQPRTNSRYGNGPGPVRTSESRVGNRLPGRGGRGGGRGGRPFPSTTQLPPSAADILPPTDPNVTSLFITGVEDDLPEHALRTFFSEFGQLRSLICSHRSHCAFINYVNRLDAENAANRCQGKAIIQGCPLRVRWGKPKPLDNLDREERMQNAREGRQTVGSVGKGKQADRRAITSAGERAGPEKAQPHVVAPPPGSGEVQYASMNGD; this is encoded by the exons ATGCCCCCTCAAATTAAGCATGACTTGAACCGATCCGGCTGGGAGTCGACAGACTTTCCCTCTGTTTGTGAGAACTGCCTTCCCGAAAATCCATACGTGCAAATGATCAAGGAAGATCATGGCGCAGAATGCAAGATT TGCACAAGACCTTTCACTATCTTCCGTTGGAAGGCCGATCGGACCTCCCGCCAAAAGCGATCCATCATCTGCCTCACATGCGCGCGCCTGAAGAATTGCTGTCAATGCTGCATGCTAGATTTGTCGTTTGGCCTTCCCCTTGCCGTCCGTGATGCTGCTCTCAAAATGGTCGCCCCAGGACCGGAAAGCTCCATCAATCGCGAGTATTACGCACAGAACAACGAGAAGGAAATCGAAGAGGGCCGTGGTGCCATTGAAGAATACGAGAAGACAGACGACAAGGCTCGCGAGCTCTTGCGCCGCCTTGCAAACAGCGAACCGTACTACCGCAAACCCCGAAGAATCGAAGCATCTATCGGGGAAGAGAATGGAGAGGAAAGTGCGGCGACGGATCAACCACGAACAAACAGCCGTTATGGAAATGGGCCTGGTCCGGTTCGCACCAGTGAAAGTCGCGTTGGAAATCGCCTCCCAGGCCGTGGAGGACGAGGTGGTGGTCGTGGTGGTCGCCCATTCCCCAGTACCACCCAGTTGCCGCCCTCAGCTGCTGATATTCTCCCCCCTACGGATCCCAACGTCACTTCTTTGTTTATTACAGGCGTGGAAGACGATCTGCCTGAACATGCGCTACGCACGTTTTTCAGCGAATTTGGCCAGCTACGGTCGCTCATTTGCTCACACCGCTCCCATTGTGCTTTCATCAACTACGTCAACCGTTTGGACGCTGAAAACGCCGCAAACCGCTGCCAAGGCAAGGCCATCATCCAGGGCTGCCCTCTGCGTGTTCGGTGGGGAAAACCAAAACCGTTAGATAACCTGGACCGTGAGGAGAGAATGCAAAATGCCCGTGAGGGTCGCCAGACTGTGGGATCGGTTGGTAAAGGCAAGCAAGCAGACCGACGAGCCATCACCTCTGCAGGCGAGCGTGCTGGCCCAGAGAAAGCTCAGCCTCACGTTGTTGCACCGCCGCCGGGGTCAGGTGAGGTCCAATACGCCAGCATGAATGGCGATTGA